In Paraburkholderia sp. PGU19, a single window of DNA contains:
- a CDS encoding DUF4148 domain-containing protein, translated as MKSLILATTIVASFVLPHISFAQSSNQPVTRAQIHADLVQLEHAGYKPSKAHYPDDILAAEKRIANEQQARAPGQTSVGGVSGSMSQSGSHVSPGSWNAMYGRH; from the coding sequence ATGAAGTCCCTGATTCTCGCAACTACAATCGTCGCGTCGTTTGTGCTACCGCATATATCATTTGCACAATCATCAAATCAGCCTGTTACCCGCGCCCAGATTCATGCGGACCTGGTTCAACTTGAACACGCTGGATACAAACCATCGAAGGCACACTATCCAGATGACATTCTGGCGGCAGAAAAACGCATAGCCAACGAACAGCAGGCGCGTGCGCCTGGTCAGACTAGCGTCGGTGGCGTTTCCGGTAGCATGTCGCAGTCTGGTTCTCACGTCTCGCCAGGCAGCTGGAACGCAATGTACGGTCGCCACTGA